Below is a window of Thermoplasmata archaeon DNA.
CTTAAAACAATGGAATTGGCGATGGAAAAGACAAAAGACAAAAAGGGAAGCACAATCTTGATTACTGGTGATGTTGGCGTTGGTAAAACAAGGCTTGCTGAGGAGTTTGCAGAGTTTTGCGAGAGCAAAGGTTTTATTGTGCTGTCATCCTTTTGCCTTGGCAATGATGAAACTGCATACTTTCCTGTGCTCACAGCACTTGAGAATTATGCAAAAAAAGTTAGAGAGAAAGGAGAGGGGTGTGTTCCATTGGGTTTGGCAGGATTTCAGGCACTGGAAGTTGAAGAAAGAACTCCGAATGGGCTGACAAAAGAGAGAACAAGAATGCTCGAGTATTTGCTCAAGCAGTTTGTTGAAATTGCAAGAAAGCAAGCAGTATTGTTCTGGGTTGACGATTTGCATCTTGCAGACTCTGCTACCCTTGCCTTCTTTCACTATCTTTCAAGAAATGTGCGAAAGGAAAGAATTCTGGTGGTCGCAACATATGTTGAAGAGTATGCTAGTGCTAACACTGTGTTTGCAAAGACGCTGAGAAACATGAGTATAGAAAGAATGTACACTACCTTAAGACTTGGAAATTTCAGTGAGAGAGAAACTGAATGCATGGTTAAACAATTTGGATTTGAGAATGCAAAAGAGGTCGGGAAATACATTCACGAAAGAACATCTGGCAACCCGTTCTTTGTTGTTGAGTTTCTGGCAGCACTAAGGGCTGGGAATGTAAAAGAGATGGAAGCAATTAAAAAGATGGTGGTGCCAGAGAGCGTTAAGGGTCTCATCAAACTGCGAATCTCCAGATTAAGCGAGAAGGCAATGAAGGTTCTCATGGCTTGTGCAATTCTCGGAAAGGCATTTGAGTATCAAGCCCTAAAGCGGCTTGTAGAGTTAACTGAGGAGGAACTCCTGGATGCACTGGATGAGCTGAGAGACCGGCACATACTGGTTGAGTGCCATGAGTTTGAGGAGGGATATAGATTTGTGAGCAACACTGTGCATGAGGTTGTGTGTGGTGAGACAAGTCGGATGCGGAAGAAATTGTTGCATCAGAAGGCTGGGAAAATCCTTGAAGAAATGCATCGCAATGATGAGAGGTTTTGGAACACACTTGCGACTCATTATCGGGAAGGAGGAAATCGTGAAAAATTTATTGAGTATGGAGTTAAAGCAGGCAGAGCTGCAGCTAGAAGATTTGCAAACACAGAAGCAATTGAATTCCTTGAAGAAGTGGTTGAGATGCTTGGTAACACACAAGAAGAGGTGTGGCAGAAGGTAGAAATCCTCGGTGATTTGGCAGAGGTGCTGGAACTTGAAGGAAGGTTCGACGAGGCCATTGAAATGCTTGATAGAAGAACAGGATTGATATTGGGCAATGCTGTGGAGACTGGAAAGACCCACATAAAGAAGGCGGAAATTTACATCTATAAGGGCGACTACGAAAGGGCATTGATTGAGATTGAAAATGGAGCGAAAAAATTACCTGCTAGCAATGCAGAGTTAGAACTGGCAATGGCATGGAGTACAAAGGGCTATGTATATGAGCGAATAGGAGATTACAGGAACGCAATTGAGATGCAGGAGAGAGCCAAAATCGTGTTTGAGAAAGTAAACGCAACGAAAGAATTGGGGAATGCATTGAATAGAATAGGGGGATGCTACTGGTATTTAGGGGAATATGAGAAGGCTCTTCAGTGGTTCAATCTAGCTTTAGCAATTCGTGAGAAAGCAGGCGATTTAAGAGGCTTTGCAGTAAGCTACAACAACATTGGCATTGTTTATCATGATAAAGGAGAGTTTGATAATGCACTTGAGTTCCATAAAAAAAGCTTGGAGATACTGGAGAAGATAGGGGATGTGAGTGGCATTGCAGCAAGCTACAACAACGTTGGCAATGTTTATCATGATAAAGGAGAGTATGATAATGCACTTGAGTTCCATAAAAAAAGCTTGGAAATAAAGGAGAAAATCGGAGATACGTGGGGCATTGGAATAAGTTACAACAACATTGGGAGTGTTTATACCGACAAAGGAGAGTATGATAATGCACTTGAGTTCTACAAAAAAAGCCTGGAAATAACGGAGAAAATCGGAGATATATGGGGCATTGCGGCAAGTTACAACAACATTGGCTGGGTTTACCTCGAAAAAGGGGATTTTGAACTCGGAATAGAATTTTTTCAAAAAAGTCTTGCATTTGCAAAAGAGAAAGGTGAGAAAATTACAATTTGCAACGCTCTCTTTGGCATTGTAATATGTTATGTTGGGTTGAAGAATTTTGTTGCAGCCAATAAGACAATTGAAGAAGCAAAGGGAGTTGTGGAGGAACTTTGTCTGAAGCCATTTGAGGCAAAATTTTTGTATGTTTCAGGTCTTCTTCTTACTGCAGAGGGTAAAATCGCAGAGGCAGAAACTGTTCTAAAAAAGGCTATTGAAATTTATGAAGGTACAGGAAATCTTGTTATTAGTTATTACAAGGCCATATTTGAGCTCGGGAAAGTGTGTAAAGACAAAGCGTTGCAGGAGAAAGCTTTGGCTTTTTTTGAGAGGAGCGGGAACAATGTGTGGGCTGCGAAGGTGCGAAGGGAAATGGAATCGGGGACTCAGTAGTTAGTCAATGGTCCAAAGCGAGTGGCAAAGCCAGTACCGAAAAAACTCCTTCTCACCATGCTCGAATAACCACTTAACCCATTTCGGAAATAATTTATACACGAACAATATTCTCTCTATTTGCAGAATGTAGAAGTTAAGCGCTCACAAATCACATCTCAGGGTGATATCTATGATGTTGAGGAGTTGTTCAGTACACGGGTTTTTCAGGGGGGAAAAGTGCCCCATCTGCGGAGATGCAGGCAAGTTCCTGCTGAATGATGATGAGGTAGAGCATCTTAGCAAGGTGCTGGCTGGTGTGCTCAGACATTTTCCAGATAGATACAAGTTGGAGATGGATGAGCATGGGTGGGTTGACCTGAAGGCATTTCTAGCTGCAGTGCAGCGAAGGCACCGCCAGTACAGGTTTCTTAGAACCTACCACATTATAGGGCTGATTGAAACCGACCCAAAGGGCCGATACCAGTACAACGGCACCAAAATCAGGGCGACCTATGGCCATTCATTTGAAGTTGACCTTGACCTACCAACAGATAACCTTCCACCGAAACTCTACTATCCATCTACGCCAGAGGAGGCAGATATACTGCTTGAGACGGGCATCAAGCCCACAGACAGGAAAATGGTGCATTTGAGCGGCACACTTGAGGATGCGGAGAAAGCAGGAAAGGTAAGAATTGAAGACCCTGTGATTCTGGTTGTGGATACTGAGAAAACTGTGAGTATGGGGCATAAGATAATGCGAGCTGGCAAAAGTGTTTACATTGTGAATGAGATTCCAAGGGAGTGTCTCTCGAAGGTGGAGTGATTAAAGTTTACGGAGGAGAGCAAGGGTCTCAAGCCAGTTATTTACATGCAGTTTCTCTCTTCTGGTATACACATACATCCCCTTAGTATCATCTCTATCAATCCTGAGACCGTAGCTAAAGTTCTCTTTATGGAGCGTCTCCAGGAAAACGTCTTCTGATGGCGTTTTTCCATAACCCGAGATGAAGGCATTCAGAACGACTGGCTCAATCCCGTATTTTTTGAGTAGGGGCTCTATTATGAATGTTACAGGGTCACCCTGACAGTCCACAAGAAGCTTCATTTCTTTCCAAAAATCAATTTTTTTATGGAGCGAGTTCACAAAATCCTCCATTGCATTAGGATAATATGTGGTTGTTCCGAGTTCTTCTATTCCTACCCTTGTAAATTTTCCACTCTTCTTTATTGCGAGAATTTGCTGGATTACCTCCTCGGAAGCATTTTCTCCCGAAGCATCGTATAGATGCACCTGGATTTCACCATCAAAGAAGGAAACATACACACCAGCATCAATTTCCTGCTCTTGGATCACATGCCGTAAGGCAACGCTGGGCACGAGACGCACATCAAACGCTGTTATGCCAGTAGAGGCAAGGCCACTGATTATTTCCCGTCTCACAAACCTGCATACTGGCTTCCCATCTCTGCCCACACCAATTACTTTGTCCTTTCCGAAGAAAGTGCCAATTGCACAGCCAAGCAACACGGACTCAAGAGGATTATATTCCCTCCATGCATATAACCTCATTTTATCACCTCATTCACCAACCAGGAATGTGCCTGGGTTCACAGTGGTGCCACACCATAGCTTTAAATTCTGCCCAAGGACGCAATTATCACCGATTTTGCTCTCGGCACCAATCACCACGCCTGGCATTATCCTGCAGTTTTTTCCGACTTCCACATTTTCAGCGATTATGGTTTCAGTGATGCTTGTTCGTTCCTGAATTTTTGCACCATTCCAGATTACCGTGTTCGAAAGTTTACACCCCTCGCCTATCACCACATCATCACCAACCACAACAAAACCCTCAATCACTACATTGCCAATTTTTGCAGTTTCCGGGTAAAAGAGCTGTCCCTTCTCATCATAACGAACTCTGAACTTACTGTTAAATGAAATCTTCTTCTCAATTGCATCTCTCGTTGCAAAAAGGTATGAACTGTGCCTGCCTATGTCGTTCCAGTATTCCCTGAATCTGTAGCCGAAGATTGGATAGTTTTTTTCTACGAGGAGTGGAAATAGATGCCTGGAAAAATCAAATTCAGTGTTATCCGGCACATGCTCAAGCACCTCTTTTTCAACTACATAAATACCGGCATTCACGATGTTGGAGAATGCCTCAGATTCTCTTGGCTTTTCCACAAATCTTGTCAGGCGTGAATCCTCATCAAGCGTGGCAATACCGTAGTGGGAAACCTCGTCCGATTCTGAAAATGCCACCGTTAGTTTGCTCCCCTTCTCAAAATGGAAATCCAGAAGTTTCTGCAAGTTGATGTCCGTGATGAGGTCTGAGGATGAAACAAAAAACCGCTCCTCAAGCAAATCTAGATTGCGTTTGACCGCACCAGCAGTTCCGAATGGAATGTTGTTATCCCTTATTTCAATTTCCACTTTTTCCTTCCATTTTTCAAGATGTTGAATTAAACGCTCCTTCCTGTAGTCCACAAGCACCAGAAATTTTTCAACACCAAGTCGCAAAAAGCTCTGTAGAATTCTATCAATAACAGGTTCGTTCATGAATGGAATCAGGGGTTTAGGGATGGGGTGAGTAAGTGGAAGCAACCTTGAACCCCTACCAGCTGCAAGAATCACGGCCTGCACAATCAGATGAAATGAATTGAAGAGATATAAGGGTTGTTGTGGAATACTCCCAAAACTTTATCTATTGAGAATGGAATTTCCCTTTAATGGTTGATGAAAAACTAAAGTCAGTGCTCGTAGCAATCTACAAATTGGGTTATGAAGAGGCAATTCAGGATGCGAGCAGATATGCAAGACAGGCAAGAACAATGACAGAATTTCTGCTCTACCTCAACAGCAAGTTGAGTGTGCTAGATAAAGAATGTGCGAACAAGGTAAATGAGTTGCTGGATTTTGCAAACGAAATTGAAAAGGCAGAAAGTAGAGAGGGAAGCAAAGAAAAGAAAAGCAAAGAGGGAGAGCTTGGGTTGATGCCTGGTCAGAGTGTCCTTTTCTGCGAGGAGAAACCGTCAAAAAGCTTGGACTATCTTATTGAAATTGCAGATGAGAAAAAAACTCCAGTGCTCTGTCTCACAAGAAAGCCGAGAGAGTTGCTTGCAGGTCGGGAAGAAAATGTGAAGGATAGAAGTTTTAAAATCGTCTGGCTTTCTAAAATAGAAAAAGAAGGAGGGCTCAGTGAAAATGGCGATGAATACACACCCACAGGGCTTTCCATCTGCGAGGAGGTTTCCACAACCCAGGACATAAACAAAATCACAGGCATCGTTCAGGAATACCTTTCAAGCACGGCACCTCCCCTCATCTATCTTGATGGATTGAGTTACCTTGTCACCCAGACGGACTTTACGAAAGTTCTCAAATTGGTTCAGTGGATTTGTGAGCAGATTGCAGTCAAGAATGGGTATTTTATCGTTTCTGCAGACCCTGGTGCATTTGATGCTAAGGAATTTGAAAAACTGAAAAATGAGATGGACATTGTCCACTAAACCACAATTCTTCCTTTTTTCACAACATGCACTACATTGTTTCTTCCCACCATGTAAGGAATTTGCTCGAAGTTCGCCACATCCAGAATTATTATGTCTGCCTGTTTCCCCCTTTCAATGCTTCCCACCCTCTCCCCCATTCCCACTGCAAACGCCGCATTGATTGTGGCTGCAGCAATTGCTTCCGCAGGCAGCATTTTCATCTTGTAAACAGCAAGCGAAAGCACCACCTGCATGCTCAGGCAGTAGGCATTGGGGTTAAGGTCTGTGGCTAGAGCGACTGGAAGCCCCATCGAAATCATTTTTCTTGCGTCAGGGTATGCATTCAAAAACGATGTAAAGGGTGTGGCTGGAAGAAGCACAGGGATTGTGCCCGCATCTAACATTGCTTTCAGCCCTCTTTCGCTCGCCATGAGCAAATGGTCTGCTGAAACTGCACTCAAACTTGCTGCAAGTTCCGCACCCCCAAGCTGGACAAACTCATCCGCATGAAGCTTAAGTTCGAAACCATGCTTCCTGGCACTTTCCAGAATTCTTTGCGTATCCTCTATCTCAAAAACTCCTTTTTCACAGAAGACATCACAGAAGTTCGCAAGGGATTTAACCTCAGTTAGCATCGCAATAACTTCCTCCACATACTTTTCTTTGCTATCTGTAAACTCAGGTGGCACCGCATGGGCTCCGAGAAAAGTTGGCACAATGTCTATACCCGTCTCTTCAGCAATCCTTTTTGTGGCTTCAAGTATTTTTATCTCAGCGTTCCTCTCAAGCCCATAACCGCTCTTTGCCTCAATTGTGGTTGTTCCATGAGATAGCATTTCAAGTACTCTGGCCTTCCCAATCTCCACAAGTTCCTCAATGCTCGCAGCCCTGGTCTTTTTTACTGTGCTGAGAATCCCCATACCCCGTTTTAAAATCTCCATATAACTCAAACCCTGGATTTTGAGGGAAATTTCCTGCTCTCTGGTGCCTGCAAACACAAGGTGGGTGTGAGCATCCACAAAACCAGGCATCACAACCTTGCATTTTGCGTCAAGAACCTCATCATAGCTTCCTTCACCAAAATCCTTTGTTTTGCCCACATCAACAATCACACCATCTTCCACAACTAATGCCCCATCTTTGATAATGCCCAGCTCTGTCATTTCTGCCCCTTTTTTTGGCTTGCCATCAGAGGCAACTGTAAGCAACTGTCCTGCATTTTTAATTAGGAGTTTCATGGTTGAGAGAATAAACTAAAATACTTAATGGTAATTATGGAACACGAAGGAGGCGACAAAAATGGACCTGAAAATGCGTGTGGTAAGTATGGACATCCCGAAGGATGCAAATATCATAATAGGACAAACCCATTTTATAAAAACGGTCGAAGACATCTATGAAGCAATTGTGAACACAAATCCCAACATGAAATTTGGGCTTGCGTTTTGCGAAGCATCTGGTGCATGCTTGGTTCGTGTCGATGGTAATGACGAAAAATTGATGGAAATTGCAGCAAAAAATGCAATGGACATCGGAGCTGGGCATACTTTTGTGCTTCTTATTAAGGAGGGGTATCCGATAAACATTCTCAACACCCTCAAAAATGTGCCAGAGATTTGTCATATAGTGGCTGCAACTGCAAATCCACTCCAAGTGGTGGTTGCAGAAACAAGCCAGGGCAGAGGAATTCTGGGAGTGATTGATGGTTCCTCGCCAAAAGGAATTGAAGACCAGGCAGGAAAGGACTGGAGATACGATTTTCTCAGAAAGATAGGGTATAAGAAATAGAGGAAAAGGATGGTAGACCCTGTACTTCTCACATATATTGAACAGGAATTAGAGCGAAACACTCCGGAAGAAACAATAAAGAGAATCAATTTCAGCAGGTTTGGGACTAACATCTAGTTTCTGAAAAAGGACGGAAAAAAAATTTTGTATTCTGTGAGAGAAAAAACGGATTTTGAAAATGCACGGAAGATTGTAGAAAAACTTTTGCTTTAGAGAAATAAACACTGGCTAAATTCAAAAAAACAAAAAATAAAAAAGGTGTTGGGTGTTTACAAAGTAAATTTTGTACTTGAATCGCCATCGAACTGCCTTGGCTCGTCATCTCCGCCTGGGTTGTACTGTCCATCTGCATAGGTGAAGCAGTCCTCCATGTTCGTGTAGCCCTTGCTCATAAGTCCAGATACGAGGAACCAGTATGTCCAGGCACCATGGCTATAGTTTGGCTCGTCGTAGCCATAGCCGTTTGGCCCACAGGTTGTGGTCATGTAAATCTTGTTGGCATTTGATAGTGCACTTATCTCTGGGATTATGCCACCACTTCTGCAGTTATCCACGAAGATAAATACCTTGCACCTTGCATTCTTCACCATGTCCGCAAGTTCTGTATCATAGAGATACCCATCGTTACCGTTTTCGCCGGCACCGCAGTCCCAGGCACAGATGAAGTGACTTGTACTGCTTGACTTATCTCCGTGCCCACTTGAAATTATCGCAAGAATATCGTCCTCATCTGCCTGCGAGATGAAGTAGTTTATTGCATTCTTGATGTTTGTCTCACTTGCAACGCCATCATACTTCTTGTAGGAGTTTGTCTTATCACCGAGCAGGAGAATGTTGCTGCTAGAGTATCCCTTTCCTGTGAGATAATCATACCAGGAATTTGCGTCTTCATCACAGTAGCTCAGATCTGAGATTGCCTTGTAATCTGAGATTCCGAAAATTACTGCATATCTTGTTGTGCCTGTGCCACCACCGCCACCACCAGAGGTGAACTCTACCTTATCGAGCCAGCCGCAATCACTGCCACTGCTCACACTTCCATCTTTGGAATACTTCCATTGAACTGTATGGGTGCCTGTTGCAATTGTAAAGGATTTCTGCTCCCAGCCCTTCTCACCACTGATCTTCACCTGCTCAGTGCCATCTATGTAGAAAATCAGGAAATCGTAATTTGATTCAGAACTTACCTTCCAGTAGAAGGTCAAGGTTCCAGGTCCAGTAATAGATGTCTGCACATAGGATACCTGGTTATGGCTTATTACACCACTCTGGGCCGCATCTCCACCATTGTAGTAGGTTGAGGTCTGTCCAAACCAGTTCGCATTACCTCCCGTGGTCCAGCTCAGTTGTGTGTTATCCACTGCCTCTCCAATGCTCACAGTTGTGCCTCCACCACTTCCTGTGTATGTAACCTTGTCAAGCCAGCCACAATCACTGCCCTTGCTCACACTTGCATCTTTTGTATAATTCCAGGTCAATGTATGTGTGCCAGATGTAATGGAGTAGCTTTTCTGCTCCCACACCTTTGTTGTGCCACTTATTCTCGCCTTTTCTACACCATCTATATAGAATCTTAAGAAATCATAATTTAATTCGGAACTCACATTCCAATAGAATGTAAGTGTGCCCGGGCCTGTCACAGTCACAGTGAGTTTTGACTGCTGACTGTGAGAAATCACACCGCTCTTTGCGCAGGAGCCACCATAATATGCTCCTGTAGTTGTAATTACCCACTGAGCATTTCCACTGCTCGACCAACCTGTTACCGTTGTATCAAGCGCGGTTTGATACTCAGTAGCTGTGGCCTTTATAAAAGCCCTGTTCACAATCGCTGGCTGTGCATTCACACCAATAGAGCCAAAAGCTGTGAAGCACATCATCACTGCTATCCCCACCACAAGCCCTACACCCAACATTTTCATGTTGTTCATTTTTTTCACCTCAGATTTATTTCTGTATGAACGATTTACTTCTTTATTTTTAAATATTACGGTGTAATGACCATGCACCAGAAGGGTATTTTAGGAAACTACAGTTAATAGTGAACAGTTAAAAAAAACGATAGCCAGAATTAATAGATGTAAAAAAACCACGAGAAACTTTAGTTACAGCATCCCCTGCAACTTCTTCGCAGACTCACTGAGCACGGGGAGCAGGGTATCCGCAGCATCGGCAGCAACCCTTGTCACCAAAAGTGCCTTCGGCCCCGCACTGAATATCAGAACCTTTGTGTCCTTCAGGTTTATCGCTAGATAGTGTAGCGTCTCTTTTAACTCTGAAGTCGCAGTTTCAGCGGCACCCAACAGAATTGCTGACATGGCCACGAAGGTCTCGAGGTGTGCCCCTGGTGGAGGAGAACCAGCAATATGCATTCCACTTCTGGAGACCACCAAGGCGTCCTTTACATGCTCCCTGGCTTTGAGGTCGTTAAGCACACTTTCTACCATCGGTATGTTTGGCATATCTTACACGCTCATAACCCTAATTACTAGGTTATTCATAAGGTTTATGGTGGTAAAGGTTATCCCTTATTTGATGCATAAGGAAAGGTATCTGACATCTGAAAATGCTGAGGAAAAAGTCAATTTCTGGCTTTCATCACTTGCTGGAGCTAGAGGAAGAAGGAAAGTAATTTTCGGACAACATAGCGGAAGGTCTGCAGCGCTTCTGGTGATAGACATGCAAAGGTATTTCACACACGCAGATTCCCATGCATTTGTTCCCTCTGTAGATGTAGCCCTCCAGAATATTAACAGGTTGGTGGAGTGCTTTAACACAGAACTTGTGGTTTACACCAGACACATTGATGCAGAAAACTCCATTATGCTGAAATGGTGGGAAAGCGGACTATTTAAAGACAATCCACTTTCGGAAATTGATGCAAGGATAAAACTTAGAGGCAAGGTAGTTTCAAAGCATACATACTCTGCTTTTTACAAGACAAAACTCGAAACTTTGCTTAAAAAGAACCACATTGAAAGAGTGTATATCACTGGCTTGCTAACGAATCTCTGCTGCGAAACCACGGCAAGGGATGCCTTTGTGCATGGCTACGAGGTTTTTTTAATTGCTGATGCTACCGCTACATATAACGAGCAACTTCACTTTGCCACTCTGCTCAACCTCAGCCATGGTTTTGCCAGAGTTGTAAGCACAAAGGAAGTCCTTGGAGGAAAGTAAGATGGTGAATGCTAACTATGATGTGGTCGTGATTGGCCTTGGGCCTGCTGGCGTGATTGCAAGTATTCATCTGAAAAGAGAGGGTTTCTCTGTTGCTGGCGTGGAAGCAGAAAAGGTGGGCGGTGCACTGAACGATGCAAGCATAATAGAAAATCTGCCTGTGTGTGGGGGCGCAGTCGCAGCACCAGAAATTATAAAATCTTTAGAAGAGAGCATAGAAAACCATGGAATAGAGATTGTAAAAGAGAGGGTAATTAAAATCCAGAAGAGAAAGTCAGAATTCGTCGTTGTTGGAAAGGAAAGAGTTTTGAGAGCAAAATGTGTTATCATCGCATGTGGGCTGGTGCCGAAAAAATATCCGGGGCTTAAAGATGAGAAAAATGTGTTTTACAGGGCAAGGGATGTTGGAGAGGCGGCTGGTTCTACACTCACCATAATCGGTGGTAGCGATGCTGCATTTGATGCTGCACAGAGATTTGCTGGCAATGCGGAAAAAGTCCACATTATCGCAAGAGGTAAACTGAAAGCAGTTGCTCCGCTGGTCAAAAGGGCACGGGAAAATCCTAAGATCCAAATCTTTGAAGGTGTAAAAATAAGGCAAATTTTAACAGAGAAAAGAGTGGAAATCCAACTTCAGAACGGGCAGATAATTGAAAGCGACAAGCTTCTTGTTTGCATAGGGAAGGAAAGGGAGCTATCCATCTTTCCGCAGAAACTCAAAAGAAAACTTGAGGGAAAAAAATTAATCTCGCATGAGTTATGCCGTGGCATGTATGCTGCAGGCGACTTTCTCAATCCGAATGCAAGATATCTCTCAACTGCATTGGGCAGTGGGATGCAAGCAGCAGTGCTCGCTGCAAAGTTTTTGAGAGGTGAATGAAATGGAAGTTCTAGCAAGGAAGGGCAAAGAGGAGAATGCATGGATTTACCTTGCAAGATTTAGAAATTCCCCAAACCATCTTGTAGAATTTGTGGATTCAGTAGAACCAGGTATTCCTAGAGAGAAAAAATGGTGCATCAATATTTCCACCCAGTTCGGTTGTCCGGTAAATTGCAGGTTGTGTGATGCTGGGGGTAGTTTTCAAGGAAATTTAACGAAAGAAGAGTTACTTGCCCAAGTGAAGCATGTTTTGAATACAAGGAATTTTATGAAAACTGAGAAACTGAAGGTACACTATGCAAGGATGGGCGAGCCATTACTGAATCCTTATGTAATCGAGTCCCTTCTCGAACTTTCAGAAGTTTGTAAACCAAATATGCCGATGGCCTGCATTGCTACAACAGCACCCACTGCGAGTTATCAGAATCTGGTGAGAATTGCTGAAATCAAGGATGAATATTACAGAAATGGAAAATTTCAGCTTCAGTTCTCTGTTAATTCCACTGATGAGAAGGTGAGGGACTACCTTATGCCCATAAAGAAAATGAAACTTGAGGAACTTGCAGCATTCGGTGAGCGCTATTGGGACAAGACAGACAGAAAAATCAATCTTAACTTTGCACTTGCAAAAAATGTGCCTGTTGAGCCTGAGGTCATTGCAAAACTCTTTAACCCTGATAAATTTCTTATAAAAATTACGCCGGTGAATCCAACAAAAACCGCAGAGAGGAACGGACTCAAATCAATGATTGAATTTGAGGGTGTGCCTAGAATTGAACTCTCGGAAAAATTCAGAGAGTATGGATTTGATGTGATTGTGAGCATAGGAGCAAAAGAGGAAATTGAGATTGGGAGTAATTGTGGCCAGTTTGTGAAAATGTGGAATGGGGCAAACTGCTGAAGAGTTTTTGGCCTC
It encodes the following:
- a CDS encoding radical SAM protein — encoded protein: MEVLARKGKEENAWIYLARFRNSPNHLVEFVDSVEPGIPREKKWCINISTQFGCPVNCRLCDAGGSFQGNLTKEELLAQVKHVLNTRNFMKTEKLKVHYARMGEPLLNPYVIESLLELSEVCKPNMPMACIATTAPTASYQNLVRIAEIKDEYYRNGKFQLQFSVNSTDEKVRDYLMPIKKMKLEELAAFGERYWDKTDRKINLNFALAKNVPVEPEVIAKLFNPDKFLIKITPVNPTKTAERNGLKSMIEFEGVPRIELSEKFREYGFDVIVSIGAKEEIEIGSNCGQFVKMWNGANC
- a CDS encoding NAD(P)/FAD-dependent oxidoreductase, whose protein sequence is MVNANYDVVVIGLGPAGVIASIHLKREGFSVAGVEAEKVGGALNDASIIENLPVCGGAVAAPEIIKSLEESIENHGIEIVKERVIKIQKRKSEFVVVGKERVLRAKCVIIACGLVPKKYPGLKDEKNVFYRARDVGEAAGSTLTIIGGSDAAFDAAQRFAGNAEKVHIIARGKLKAVAPLVKRARENPKIQIFEGVKIRQILTEKRVEIQLQNGQIIESDKLLVCIGKERELSIFPQKLKRKLEGKKLISHELCRGMYAAGDFLNPNARYLSTALGSGMQAAVLAAKFLRGE